In Mauremys reevesii isolate NIE-2019 linkage group 9, ASM1616193v1, whole genome shotgun sequence, the genomic stretch TATATGCTCATGGGCAGGATCATCAGGCTTAGATTCTTCAATTGTCACAAAGTTGAGAAGGAGGCTTTTAGGAGAgcgcttctttttcttcttcttcttcttgatcTGTCGGTTCTCCTGGTTTGGGGAGACCCATTCCCCACTCTGCTTGCTTTTTTGGACAACCTTGTGCCGGGGTGTCTGGCGGCATCGTACCAGAGCAGTGACAAAAATGACCAGGATGACTGTCATGGTGCCTGCAATTATAGCAATGATGATTTTGACATAGTCATTGGTCTGTGGGGTTATCTCACCATCCCCAACATTCTGGCCCACTGGTGTTTCCATATTTCTGCGCACCAGCTCCTGCACATATGAACCATTGGTGATGGTCTCATTCACAAATAAATGCACCAGTGCTATGGTATAGAGAGACTCTGGCTgtcctaaatcattgacttttaTCACCAGCCTGTGTAAGCCATGATCCGCTGTGATTACCTTCTCTTTCAAAGTAATGTTGCCTGTTAACTGATCAATTGTAAACAAACTTCTCGAATTCCCACCTATAATGCTGTAGCGGAGCTCTGCATTCATCCCTGTATCATTGTCAACTGCAAAGACTTTAGTCACCACGGATCCTGGATTGGTGGCTGTGGGAATCAACTCATAGGAGTAGTTGGATGAAGGGATGACAAAAACTGGCCTGTTGTCATTCACATCAACTACATTTATGGTCACTTTGGCAGTGGAAGAGCGTTGCACTCTTCCTCCATCGATAGCCTTCACCTGGAAAGTATAAGAACCTTGTTGCTCTCTATCAAATGTAATATTGGGTCTTATTACACCAGTAAGTGGATCGATAATGAAATTCTCTCTGCCATTTAATATAGAGAGAGTAACTGCAGCATTCTCTCCAGAGTCAGCGTCAGTAACTGTGATGAGCCCCACTGTGCCATACATGGGGAGGTTTTCTGGCACATAGAAATTGTATTCATTGTGGGTAAAAGCAGGGCTGTTGTCATTCTGGTCCAGAACTGATAGTGTCACAGTAGCATTGGTCTGCAATGGTGGCATCCCATTATCCTTAGCCAGTACAGTGAAGGAGTACCTGTCCTGCTTTTCCCTGTCCAGCTTTCTCACTGCTGTCAGAACTCCTGTGCGGCGATCCAGGTTGAAAATGGGGGGTGCATCTGAACCCAGCATATAGCTGATCTCAGCATTGCGTCCACTGTCTGCATCTGTGGCACTGATCTTGGTCAGCTGGGTCCCAGGAGCATTGTTCTCAGGAATGGAAAGTCCTATGACAGGTTGTGTGAAAACTGGGGCATTGTCATTCTCATCTTTGATTTTGATCAGCAGCATTGCAGACTGATTTAAGGGAGGTTTCCCTGAATCAGAGGCCACTATTTTAATGGCATATTCTCGCGTAGCCTCATAGTCTAGAAATGTGGCAGTCTCCAACAGAAACTGATTATCAAATACTGGCTTTAACCTAAAAGGGACATCATGGTCTGTGAAGCAGGTAACTTTTCCATTCAGATCAGCATCCTTGTCCATTACTGTAATCAGGGCAATTTTTGTATTGAGTGGCGCTTTCTCAGACAGGAGCACAGTCCCATTCACTGGATTGATGATGTATCTTGTGTCTATGGATGGGACATTATCGTTAATATCGGTGATATTTACTGTCACTGTTGCCCTTGATGGAATTGAGCTGCCATCACTTGCCAAAACAGTTAACTTGTGTACGGGTGACTCCTCCCTGTCCAGTGGTTCCTTAATTGTGATGAGGCCAGTGGTGTTATCTAAGGCAAAGAGCCTTTTGGCCAGACTGGAAATCTGATTGCTGAAAAAGAAGTTGATCTGTGCATTTGAGCCCAGATCAGCATCAGTGGCATGGAGCTGAGAAACTGAGGTGCCCACTGGAGCATTTTCTGGAATGCTAACTTCAATGTCATTTTCCTTAAAGACTGGGCGATTGTCATTCACATCAGTAACTGTTACTTGTAGGATGGCTGTACTGGATCTGGGAGGTGTTCCACCATCTTCAACTTTAATCTTCATCACATATGTGTCTTTCTGCTCCCTGTCCAGGATCTGCTGGACTATCAACTGTGGCCACTTGTCTCCCTCAGGTGTTTCAATTATATCAAGTCCAAATACATTTTGACCCTAGAAGACACAGAAAAGGGAACAATTTTTATTATGAAAATATATTACAAATAGATAGACATCTTTACTGTACACATGGGATCCCATGAAAATACCTTTATAGGTGTATTTATACTGCTAGATTAAGCCTTTAGCCTTTGCCTTGAGCACAGAGCTGCGTGTAATTGTGCCTCCCTAGTAGCAGGCCTGAGCAGGAATGGTGTTTCAGAGCATCAAGGTTCCTTTTACAGCTCCAGCTCAAATTACTGCAACTCCTGAAAACATATGGCTTACTTCCTATTTTACACctaggtggagggtggggggtagAGAGATGCCAAGGCTCAACTTACATCAGACCCCATGCTCACAGAGGGGCATTATCCATGCAGCTAAGGGTGTGCCCCACAACAAGCCAGGACCCGAGATTTGGGGAGGGCAAGCAAAAGGATAGGGGGACTTAATCCCCAGTTCAGCAGTGCAAGACAAGGGTACAATCTGTACCATTTAGAGAAAAGAAAAACTACACCATATTGAAAAGGGGATTACCACATAATTTAAGTTTCAAGTGGCACAGTCACAACTGAGACATGTTAGGTTATTAGAAATACATGAAAATCAGGAAGAATTATTCCCCTTTTCATCACTATGTATTTCATATTTGCAGTGAAAAATACATTCCAAGTGTGAAAATAAGATGTTTTTTCTTATGAATAATATCACAGGACTATTACATTTACACTCTGAGTAATAAGATCCTGTAATAGGGTTTGTTGAACACTTCATGCCCTTCTTACAGCAAGTAATGCATTTATATGTGCAGACACTGTAAAAACACAGCTTTTCCTTAGACTACGGGATGGACAGAGCAGTCTAAGTAATGTGCTGTCCTGCAGGTGGGAAACTGGAGTCTGGTTCCCACTGCTGGTATCTCTCTGGGCCAGCAGATGCTGGGACTCTTGCAAAGGGAGCATACACATCCCCCAAGGAGAAGGAATTGATTAGCAATGATCAATAGCAATCTCTCTGACTGATGAAGAGTGGTATTGACAGATTCCAAAGGGAATCCTAACAGCATTATCTCCCCAGAAGGATGGGGGCCATAATGCAGGCATTGAAAATAGGTGTGTAACATGGGTGAAAATGGGGGCTCAATGAGGATCAGATAGGATAGGGGGGCAGGGAACAGTTAGGattttatgtatttgtttttaagaaCATTAAACTCTCGTTATGCCTGTCATGTTTATAGTCAGAAACCGTGCTGCTGACCTAGCTCTTGCTATACTCATGATGGGACtggttctgccacccttactcacactgagtagtaacTTCCTGCATGAGTATTTTCATTGGCTTTAATGTGTCTACTCAATTAGCAAGCAGCTAGTaagcatgagtaagggtggcagaattgggcCTGCTAtagttttatttattcattttaatttataCACAAATTGCTAAAAGATCATCTCTCCATGGCTCTAGATTCTGCCAATAAAATTTACAAAGACAACTGTTAGTTTAATTTACAACTAACATTAACCAGATGTAAAAAGGAAACATCAGCTCTTCCCACCTACATCGTCATGACACCCCCACCCATCACCAAAGTTTAGGGGGATGAGATAGAACAGgcgttggcaacctttggcatgcggcttgccagggtaagcaccctggcgtgccaggccggtttgtttaactgacgcgtctgcaggttcagctgaacgcggctcccactggccgcggttcaccgctccaggaaAATGGgagcgggaagtggcggccagtacatccctcagcctgcgcagcaggtaaacaaaccggcccggcctgccaggaggcttaccctggcgagttgcatgccaaaggttgccgacccctgagataGACTTTGCAGTGTGCACTACAAATCATGCAATTTAGGGTATTTAAGACCCTGCATGGAAGAGGGGCTTCCAGTGTGGAGGATTCCACATTTGGAATGGTTAGTAAGAAGCATGACTACACTGTACCCTGCTACCCACAATTACATCAGTACCTATATGGGCCTAATTCTGCCTTTGTGCATCTTCCATTGTCATCAACAGTACCAGGGCTCTTGCAGATTAGGGCTGAATATGATTCTATCCATTGCAGCAATCATTTCCTTTGTGGCAAAGCTGCAATATCTCCATTTCAAATAAAATAACCCAACTCTCTACCCCTTGTGCTGTGTCTGTCACCCCAATAAGTAATGACCCGCGACGATCTATAACAGAAATGTGGATTGGAAAACAGATGTAGATCTTCCTTTTTCACTGGAAGATGAGTGAAGATGCCAACCCTGCTAATCGTGTCCGAATCAAGTTCTATATCCTTTAATTTCTAAAACAGCGACCTCATGAcagaccttctctttgttaaagacAAGTGAATATTCTCCCTCAGTGGTAGGATTATCATGAGTGGATTACTGCAGGCAACCTTGCTAGCAGTTGTTTAATTTGGACTAAGACTCTTATTTGTTGCAAAAATGCTGAATTAAATAAACTGCTCTTTCAACACTGATTTCCACAAAAGCCTAGCaatagtgggggaaaaaaaatcagctttcctACAGTTCTTTATTTGCACACAAGCTGACAGATGTGCATTGATTATTCTGTCATTAGCTCCTGCAACTACAACAAACACTATATACAGACTTTTAATTCATGAAACTACATACCCAATTTAGCTTTTCTTTAACTATCACATATGACAAGAGACACATTTTTCATTATAGCATATGATTTTGGCTTAAACGTAGAACTTCAGTTCCCTGTCACTAGCAGTAAACTGCTAGGGAAACAGCAAAAATCCAACACAAATTAGAATCTTTACTGAAAATATCAGCAttttaacaaaatgttttatGCAAAATTGCTACCATATATAATGTAATAGGGATTAATTAAATACAGATTTCTATAGAAATTATTCTAAAAAAATACCAAATATAATAGAGAACTAGCTCTTCTATGTAATTTTTAAACTGATCTACAGCAACACATAGAAAAttagattcctgttatattagggtatgtctacacagctgccGGGAACAAGTCTCACAGCCCTGGTTGCCAGACTTTTGCTAGTAGGTCTCGTGCTGGTGCACCGAAAATAACAATGTGGAAGTTCCAGCTTCAGAACTTCAGAGACCGAGACCGAACATAAAAGCaatatctacacagctatttttagtgcactggcATGGGCCCTGCCACCGCATCTGTTTATCCCAGCAgctgtgtagccataccctcatagattaattttaaaatggtaaaGACAAGTTATTTTTCTCCATTAAACCTCAGGGGATAAGATCTTTCCATATGGGGTGTAGCCTCTTATACTCATCTTTTTCTTCCATCCCTTTTATTGCCAAAGTGACAGCAGTGAATACTTAGGGTATGGCCTAATCACATATACCTAATGATTCCACCCTTCTGGCAGAATTCCTTAGAAACATCCTACAGAAAATTTTAGAGAGTTATGTGCCTGCCATAGAATTCTTTaggttgtttaaaaaacaaaacaaaaacaaaaaaaccacctacAGAAAGGATGTCAGTCTATaaatttcatagatttttaaaagtagtaTCTATAAAACCATAGTAGTTTCATTCCTCTTAAATGGTATAGGACTTGTCCATAGGGAGAATAGTGTTTTCTTATACATTTGTAAATATCTTAAGGGTCACTATGCTGACACAACTCATGCACAGCTGTAGTAGATGCCTTTTGTAATTACAATGATAACTTTAACTCACAAAAAAGTATAAATACACACAAAGCCTAGCTTAGGATGCCTAGGGTCAAAGGCATATATAAAATTGGGCAAAATACATAAGTGGCAGTAAAGCCAGTCAAAATGACAATTAATGCAGTATTTTTTTAACAGACCAATTCAAGCAAACCTATCGTTACGTATTGTTGAAATGAATAAGAATAGGGACTGTGCCATTAAATACACACTTTAACACACCTATTGTGAGGATGGAAAGCTCTCCCACTTTAAATAGTCTTTGAAAAATGATGAAACATTCAACAACAAAAGGAACTATAAGGCTCTGACCGAGTCCTCCATGAGTAAAGCAATTTAGAGTTAAGAATGATAATCCAGGCTGAGCTATCAGCTTTAACTCTCACCAAACAAACACAGaggatgaaattctggctccactgaagctaatgggaaCATTGGCACTGACTTCaagaggtcaggatttcacccacagggccagattctgacacccttaTTAACAAAGCTGTCCCACTGCATCATTGGGATTATTCCTAGTGTTGGTGCTGCTCAACAGCAGCAAAGGTATCTGAATTTAGCtcataatataaatataatagaAAGTTAGCACATATAAAGTATTGTTcaccttcaaagtgctttacaaacagtaCTCTTAAAACTGGGAAGTATTATCCCAATTTTTTGATGTGAGTAACAAAGGAAGAGTTAAATTATCTCATTTTAAGACATGCTAAGCACTGTAACGCCCATCTATTCAAGGCAAAAGAAGCTTCTCTTTCCAGAGCCAGGATTAGCATTAAGGAGCTGCTGGCTCAGaccatgagactctctctctctctctctctctctcaaaagaaCAGCACAGTGATATGCACTTAAGCAATAGTATCAGCCCAGATTTTCAGCTTAAACTCTGCTTCCTTACAATATAAGACCATTCACTTCACTGGAGTCATGCATTACATTGAGAGGTTCCTGTAATTACAAATCAGTATTTTTGTTGAAAGAACTCCCTGCCATATTTACCTGATCATTCGTAATGGATCCAAATGTCCTTTTCGGTGCTGTTTTGGGCTGTCATGTAAATACAAAATtagaaagttttttaaaatgtgtaacattGAAGTAGACTTGTAAATACACAACTATTCAAACACGGACACTCAACACAGTGAAGTGGAACAGCTCTTTCAGTGCTACAACAGGCTAGCATGCTGGAACTTAAGAGGGGGCTCCTAGGGTCCATTCCTGTACAAACTTGCTTCTGGCTTATGTGATTCTGCAATATCACAAGCTGtctcattgaactcagtgggattCAGATTCTGGAGTAAGAGCTAAGCCTAGCAGGAAATATTTGCATGATTGGGCTCTTAGCTGGCAGATTACTGCCTGGATGAACTGGAAAAGCAAAGCCATGGGTCAATGCAGGCGCCATTAACATGGCCTGCTGTGGCCAAGACTACTCAGGAAATTAAGTTTGCGAACCAATAAATGGATAGACAGTTAACAGCTCTATCGGATGCTGATAAACTGATAGACCACAATGGCttcttaaataaataaagccCAAACCCCCCAACTAtggtaaaaaaaatcacattaaaaatGTACAATACTGTGTGATGCATAGCACTTTGGATTTTAAAAGGGAATCAGTGTTTGTGATTATTGTTGAGACCATCAGAGAGTATTTGTTCATGTAATAAACAAATCAGGGGTAGATCCTGTAAGGTGCATAGTGTGCTTATATTTCACTAAAGgagaatgctcagcacctcacagaatcaGGTCCTCATTGGGCAAGAAGGCCTTGTTTCTGAAGACATGTTTAACTTAAGGCAATTTACTCAcagtgcataaaattaagcacatttTAACAGGTTGAGGACCTAAATCTTTTTAGCAGATTGTACAAATGACAAAATCTATACAGAATGTATATAAGAAATATTCAAAGTGGTAATAAAATATACAATGAGCAGCAAGTGGGCCCACACAGTTTAACCATTCTAAAATGCAAGAACCTACCATACAAAACACTTGTGGTTAGATAATCCTGGCATCAAACTGTGAATCAGACATAATGGTTTCCTGACTCCTTcatacaaaattattttaaacagaTAAGTCATTTGCAATAATAATACTTTAATAAGAAAATCTTCAATATATAAGCATCCAAATGATCCTAAAGTGCTTTAAGAACCCTCCCCCGAAATAGCTCAGCTGTTTGCTGGCTGATGAACATTTCAGGTATACCCAAGAAGGAAACACTTGCAGTTCTTTTGAACATACAAGGTAGGTCCCAATGTTCTGTTGTTGCCAAGAGAATTCCTATGGAACACTGTAGCACAGCAGGTGCAGTCAAGAATGAGCCAAGAGAAAAGATTACGGTAACACAGACACAAGATTTCCAATGCAAAATTATACAGGAGCTGCAAAATGGGACAGATTAgttttcagattttgtttttaaaaagcatgcaTTTTTCTTTCAAGCTTGACACTTTGAATGTGAAACGTGTAAATACCCACAGCAAAGCTAAACCCTAAATACAGAGTTACTATAGATAATAAGTAAATACTAGCACATTCAGAACCATGGTAGCATGAATGCCACAGCTCTAATGAAAAGGAATACAGGTCTCTAGTCTGCTGTCACAATGTGTGATTCAGATTTGTATTCATTCTGAAAGATTATGCTGCATTACGCTTCTCTGTCATTTAATGCACACCAACTTTCCACTCTCTTTTCTGCAATACTGCATGCAACTTGGGTTCCACTAAATGTATGCaactgggagggggcgggggacagGGACTGTGGTGTACACATACTAAAAGACAGCAAGATGGCCTCAAAGAAGAAACTGAAATTAGAAACCTGTGAAATATTTGCAACACAAACAGAAATCCACAGGAAATTTGCCTGATGTTGGGTTCCATTATAAACTTGTTGAAACTCAAGCAAGGTTTGTCAGAACATATCCTGAGGTTAAAGAACTGAGGCCCAGTTTCAAATAAACTTGGGTAAACGCATGGTTTTGTATCAATACTATGCACAGTTGCTGTTTCATATGCTGTTGATGTAAATCCTGCGAAATATAACGACAGTCTAAACTAAGTTTTGCTTAGACAGTCAAACCCAAAACTCAAAAGTGGAACTTGGGGGTTCTGAATTTCCATAAATCTAAGCTAAAGGAAATGCCTGTACAAGAACCTGTATGTAAATATGTTCAGCTCCTTGCCTAAACTGTATGAATATGAAAAATCTAAGGGCAAAATCCATTTGGTGGACTACAAATTTATCGATGAACTTGGCCACAAGTGCCTAAGTATTTCTCAACCTCAGTTTATGGTTTTAAAAGAGCTACCCTAGCTGTAAAGCACAAGCAAAGCTTTCCTATCCATACACTCAAAGCCTAACTACTTACATTATATCAATAGCGAACATAATACTAGGCGGGGGCTCAGCACAAAGTACAGATAAGGAACCATTATTCCAAAAGTGAGAGAAACGTAAGAAATACAATGGGCAAGTCATCAGAGAATCAGTAAGTGGTCCAAAGTATTGTAATCTGAACAAAACGGAGGTTTAGGAGGAATACACAAGCACTGAAATGCTTGGGAAGCTAAATTTAATGTTATTGCAGAAAGACTGAGAGTAATGTCTCTTTCTGTTCCTTACCACCCCAGGGCAGCCTGTCCTTTCTCTTTAGAACTCTTCCCAACCTTGATTTCCCCAAATCTCCTTTGGATTCGACTTCTCTGACAATTTTATCCATAAAGCTGTCTCATATTTCCTGAGCTTGTGAAAGCTGATGAATGTTCTTTGACCAAATTGTGAACAGGAAAAGGTCTAGCATACAGAATAATTGCCTTCCATGCCCTGATACAAGTTCTTTACACGAGTTTAGCAAAACATACTAGCAGTTTCCTTAAATTTACGCTTTATACTGAAGATGACAAATGTCAGTGCAGTTGTCCTGACATGACAGTGTCATTAGCAGTTCTATGGCCCAACTAAGCCCTGACAAGCTTCTCTTCACCATTCATGTTAGGGGTGCTGTAGTGATGGTTAACAAGACAGATTTCCGGTTTTGGCATATGAACGGTATCTTCTCATATTACAAGTTGTCCTATAGCAAAGTAGGCAATATAGTAACAACCTAAGTTTGTGTAACAGTACTGCAAATCTTGTATTTTTCAGGCTCTCTCTTATCCTGGGTTACCAGGGCTGCCACTATTAACAGTTTCCCCTCCAACACAAATTCTCTGCATCACACTATTATGATACTTGTACTGTGGTATCAGCACATTGCTTCATCTCATCAGGATGTAAAGTCATGACAGCATGAAATAATTTGAAGGTCACTTGAGTGGTTCCGCAAACTTAGCTCAAATGGACTCCTATATAGGTGCATCACCAAAGCAGCCAAGTATCTCACAAGCATTAATTAATGTATCCCCACAATACTTTGAGGTAAGGAGGTATTACtactcccattttatagatgggctcctgagatagagagagagagtacatCACTTGTCCCAACATCATGCAAAGAGTCCGTGGTACATCCAAAAATTGAACCCGCTCTCTTGAGCACCACTCCAAGGCATTAAACTCAAAATCATCCTTCTTTTAGGAACAGTTTCCCCAAAACAGGGACAGGTAACAAATGTAGGTAGGAGAACTAGAAAAGTGGATTCTCCTCCACATCACATCCCATTATACATGTTgagagacatacacacacactctactGAACAGGAGATTGATTAAGTACATGATGGACAGTTTAAGGTATTGAATATGACTGGGCATTGTTCTAAATGCTTCCATTTTTCCATAGCCTAAAGGAAGGTTCCAGAAACATTTCCTGTCCCAGCAATTTTCCCCTTCTTTGTAATGGCACTAGGATTTATACAGGGAAGAAAGGATTTGGGGTTTATGTTAGGTATCTCATTGttctttattttattacaaacttGAATTTTTTATGATAGCATATTTTACATGTCACATCATTATAGATTTGATGCATTTGCCAGTTAAGGTTAACAGGGACCAAAGAACCAATCATCTGTAAATACATGATTACACATTTCATGGATATCACTTACTAACACATAATTGTGGTTCAGGAAGTGTCAGGAAGAAAGCTATTCTGGGTACTCTCTCAACAAGAGCTAAATAAAGAGCCCAATTCTGCTTTGGCCGCCAGAACAAGGCACCTTGAGAttctaaatatatttttagaGTTATTGGACGACCAGGAGTTTGAGCAATGTGGACCTGCAAAACACCCTATTCCTTCCCTGCTCTGTAGCCAGGGTAATCTGTCAGGAAGAAGAAGATTCAGACTGACATCCATTTGTGCACAGGAACACGCAGGCAACTGTGTTCCTTACCTTAAAACAGATGCTGCTCAGCAAATTTACCACTTCCATCCGTTTCAATGGGAACTGAGGGTGATGGACACATGGCTTTAGAGAGACAAGACAGATGAGGTaatatttattggaccaacatctgttggcgAGAGGGACAAGCTTACGAGCTATATAGACTTCTCCTCAGCTTTTTTAGCtctatgtagctcaaaagcttgtctctctcaccaacagaagttggtccaataaaagatattacctcactcacccttgtctctctaatattctgggacaacacagctacaacaacactacatacATGTGGCTTTGGTTCATAAAGCAtggaaaacagaaacaaaaagccCTTTGACACTGTTAAAATATACAGAAATTTATGCCCATTAAGTCTATACCTCAATCTCATTTCATTCCCTCCCCGCACCCTAAACAAATACCTGAAGGAAATATGCACATGCCTCCCAAATTTTCTTTTAAGAGACAGAAACTTTACTGAGTTATATAGGtgcaaaaaataaatttgaaCCTCTGATTTTGTATTTATATAATAAAGTTCTTTTGCATCATATCTTTTGCATCATATCTTGTAAGCCAAAGTGGTTGAAACTTTTGCATATTGATTGTATTATTTACTTTTAGGGAAAAAATTGATAAAATCTTTGTGTGGGTTACATGGGTAACACAAACACAGATGCTTAACTAGAGATATAGGTGCCTAAACAAGCACaataaaacataaaaaaacaaaacaatatgttCTCTTGACTTACATCATAAAAGGGCACTCTTTCATATACCCATACTAT encodes the following:
- the PCDH11X gene encoding protocadherin-11 X-linked isoform X6; its protein translation is MDLLSGTYLLAVLLACIVFQSGAQEKNYTVREELPENVLIGNLLKDLNLTLDPDVSLSSPLQFKLVYKTGDVPLVRVEENTGEIFTTANRIDREKLCSGIFSENRCFYEVEVAVLPDEVFRLVKIRFLIEDINDNAPLFPSTVINISIPENTAINSRYSVPSAIDPDIGVNGIQHYELLKPKTAPKRTFGSITNDQGQNVFGLDIIETPEGDKWPQLIVQQILDREQKDTYVMKIKVEDGGTPPRSSTAILQVTVTDVNDNRPVFKENDIEVSIPENAPVGTSVSQLHATDADLGSNAQINFFFSNQISSLAKRLFALDNTTGLITIKEPLDREESPVHKLTVLASDGSSIPSRATVTVNITDINDNVPSIDTRYIINPVNGTVLLSEKAPLNTKIALITVMDKDADLNGKVTCFTDHDVPFRLKPVFDNQFLLETATFLDYEATREYAIKIVASDSGKPPLNQSAMLLIKIKDENDNAPVFTQPVIGLSIPENNAPGTQLTKISATDADSGRNAEISYMLGSDAPPIFNLDRRTGVLTAVRKLDREKQDRYSFTVLAKDNGMPPLQTNATVTLSVLDQNDNSPAFTHNEYNFYVPENLPMYGTVGLITVTDADSGENAAVTLSILNGRENFIIDPLTGVIRPNITFDREQQGSYTFQVKAIDGGRVQRSSTAKVTINVVDVNDNRPVFVIPSSNYSYELIPTATNPGSVVTKVFAVDNDTGMNAELRYSIIGGNSRSLFTIDQLTGNITLKEKVITADHGLHRLVIKVNDLGQPESLYTIALVHLFVNETITNGSYVQELVRRNMETPVGQNVGDGEITPQTNDYVKIIIAIIAGTMTVILVIFVTALVRCRQTPRHKVVQKSKQSGEWVSPNQENRQIKKKKKKKKRSPKSLLLNFVTIEESKPDDPAHEHINGTLDIPVELEEQTMGKYNWATTPTTFKPDSPDLAKHYKSASPQPTFQIKPETPVPPKKHHVIQELPLDNTFVVGCDSLSKCSSSSSDPYSVSECSCQGGFKTPGPIHTRQHTKEMGRPQSPLKETSLESWTQPQSQRRVTFHLPDGSQESCSDSGLGDHEPSSSASTSHPLPLGFPQEEYYEQASPNSRTEGDGNSDPESSLLLLLSI
- the PCDH11X gene encoding protocadherin-11 X-linked isoform X7 — its product is MDLLSGTYLLAVLLACIVFQSGAQEKNYTVREELPENVLIGNLLKDLNLTLDPDVSLSSPLQFKLVYKTGDVPLVRVEENTGEIFTTANRIDREKLCSGIFSENRCFYEVEVAVLPDEVFRLVKIRFLIEDINDNAPLFPSTVINISIPENTAINSRYSVPSAIDPDIGVNGIQHYELLKPKTAPKRTFGSITNDQGQNVFGLDIIETPEGDKWPQLIVQQILDREQKDTYVMKIKVEDGGTPPRSSTAILQVTVTDVNDNRPVFKENDIEVSIPENAPVGTSVSQLHATDADLGSNAQINFFFSNQISSLAKRLFALDNTTGLITIKEPLDREESPVHKLTVLASDGSSIPSRATVTVNITDINDNVPSIDTRYIINPVNGTVLLSEKAPLNTKIALITVMDKDADLNGKVTCFTDHDVPFRLKPVFDNQFLLETATFLDYEATREYAIKIVASDSGKPPLNQSAMLLIKIKDENDNAPVFTQPVIGLSIPENNAPGTQLTKISATDADSGRNAEISYMLGSDAPPIFNLDRRTGVLTAVRKLDREKQDRYSFTVLAKDNGMPPLQTNATVTLSVLDQNDNSPAFTHNEYNFYVPENLPMYGTVGLITVTDADSGENAAVTLSILNGRENFIIDPLTGVIRPNITFDREQQGSYTFQVKAIDGGRVQRSSTAKVTINVVDVNDNRPVFVIPSSNYSYELIPTATNPGSVVTKVFAVDNDTGMNAELRYSIIGGNSRSLFTIDQLTGNITLKEKVITADHGLHRLVIKVNDLGQPESLYTIALVHLFVNETITNGSYVQELVRRNMETPVGQNVGDGEITPQTNDYVKIIIAIIAGTMTVILVIFVTALVRCRQTPRHKVVQKSKQSGEWVSPNQENRQIKKKKKKKKRSPKSLLLNFVTIEESKPDDPAHEHINGTLDIPVELEEQTMGKYNWATTPTTFKPDSPDLAKHYKSASPQPTFQIKPETPVPPKKHHVIQELPLDNTFVVGCDSLSKCSSSSSDPYSVSECSCQGGFKTPGPIHTRQHTKEMGRPQSPLKETSLESWTQPQSQRRVTFHLPDGSQESCSDSGLGDHEPSSSASTSHPLPLGFPQEEYYEQASPNSRTEGDGNSDPESTCT
- the PCDH11X gene encoding protocadherin-11 X-linked isoform X3; amino-acid sequence: MDLLSGTYLLAVLLACIVFQSGAQEKNYTVREELPENVLIGNLLKDLNLTLDPDVSLSSPLQFKLVYKTGDVPLVRVEENTGEIFTTANRIDREKLCSGIFSENRCFYEVEVAVLPDEVFRLVKIRFLIEDINDNAPLFPSTVINISIPENTAINSRYSVPSAIDPDIGVNGIQHYELLKPKTAPKRTFGSITNDQGQNVFGLDIIETPEGDKWPQLIVQQILDREQKDTYVMKIKVEDGGTPPRSSTAILQVTVTDVNDNRPVFKENDIEVSIPENAPVGTSVSQLHATDADLGSNAQINFFFSNQISSLAKRLFALDNTTGLITIKEPLDREESPVHKLTVLASDGSSIPSRATVTVNITDINDNVPSIDTRYIINPVNGTVLLSEKAPLNTKIALITVMDKDADLNGKVTCFTDHDVPFRLKPVFDNQFLLETATFLDYEATREYAIKIVASDSGKPPLNQSAMLLIKIKDENDNAPVFTQPVIGLSIPENNAPGTQLTKISATDADSGRNAEISYMLGSDAPPIFNLDRRTGVLTAVRKLDREKQDRYSFTVLAKDNGMPPLQTNATVTLSVLDQNDNSPAFTHNEYNFYVPENLPMYGTVGLITVTDADSGENAAVTLSILNGRENFIIDPLTGVIRPNITFDREQQGSYTFQVKAIDGGRVQRSSTAKVTINVVDVNDNRPVFVIPSSNYSYELIPTATNPGSVVTKVFAVDNDTGMNAELRYSIIGGNSRSLFTIDQLTGNITLKEKVITADHGLHRLVIKVNDLGQPESLYTIALVHLFVNETITNGSYVQELVRRNMETPVGQNVGDGEITPQTNDYVKIIIAIIAGTMTVILVIFVTALVRCRQTPRHKVVQKSKQSGEWVSPNQENRQIKKKKKKKKRSPKSLLLNFVTIEESKPDDPAHEHINGTLDIPVELEEQTMGKYNWATTPTTFKPDSPDLAKHYKSASPQPTFQIKPETPVPPKKHHVIQELPLDNTFVVGCDSLSKCSSSSSDPYSVSECSCQGGFKTPGPIHTRQHTKEMGRPQSPLKETSLESWTQPQSQRRVTFHLPDGSQESCSDSGLGDHEPSSSASTSHPLPLGFPQEEYYEQASPNSRTEGDGNSDPESSVYCNKNRGKKCRQENAINRILSTEKRLFYEVSLAVKG